From a single Cyprinus carpio isolate SPL01 chromosome A3, ASM1834038v1, whole genome shotgun sequence genomic region:
- the LOC109065295 gene encoding melanin-concentrating hormone receptor 1-like isoform X4 has product MDFVVTPADNSSDEFNSSQHLNADTDEQYHNVLMPSIYGVICFVGIIGNCIVIYTIVKKNKFRAQQTVPDIFIFSLSIADLLFLLGMPFLIHQLVGNGSWCFGATMCTVITALDSNSQIVSTYILTVMTLDRYLATVHPIRFKHIRTPCVAVAVVGLVWLLSLLSITPVWMYSGLMPLRDGSVGCALLLPNPATDTYWFTLYQFVLAFALPLVIICVVFFKILQNMAATVAPLPQHSLRMRTRKVTRMAVAICLAFFICWAPHYILQLAHLSVQRPSYAFLYAYNVAISMGYANSCINPLLYIMLSETFKRQFIVAIRPAHKDFRVDPADGSVSLRLAPDGAQQSQSSRELLPVTVAVH; this is encoded by the exons ATGGATTTCGTCGTGACCCCCGCTGATAATTCCAGTGATGAGTTTAACTCATCtcaacatttaaatgcag ACACTGACGAACAGTATCACAATGTTCTCATGCCAAGCATTTATGGAGTCATCTGCTTCGTCGGTATAATTGGCAACTGCATCGTCATCTACACCATCGTCAAAAAAAATAAGTTCAGAGCGCAACAGACGGTGCCTGACATCTTCATCTTCAGCCTATCTATCGCAGATCTTCTGTTTCTCCTAGGCATGCCGTTCCTCATCCACCAACTTGTGGGAAACGGTTCGTGGTGTTTCGGTGCCACCATGTGCACCGTCATCACGGCGCTGGACTCTAACAGTCAGATCGTGAGCACCTACATTTTAACGGTCATGACGTTGGATCGATACTTGGCCACGGTTCATCCCATCCGCTTCAAGCACATACGCACTCCATGCGTGGCCGTGGCGGTCGTGGGTCTGGTGTGGCTCCTCTCGCTGCTGTCCATCACGCCGGTGTGGATGTACTCCGGCCTCATGCCCCTACGGGACGGATCGGTGGGATGCGCTCTGCTCCTTCCCAATCCGGCTACAGATACGTACTGGTTTACTCTCTACCAGTTTGTGCTGGCGTTCGCTTTGCCGTTGGTGATCATTTGCGTGGTGTTTTTCAAGATCCTCCAGAACATGGCCGCCACGGTGGCTCCACTTCCCCAGCACAGCCTTCGCATGCGCACTAGAAAGGTCACTCGGATGGCCGTCGCCATATGCCTGGCGTTCTTCATTTGCTGGGCGCCTCATTACATCTTGCAGTTGGCACATCTGAGCGTGCAGCGGCCCAGTTACGCCTTCCTGTACGCTTATAATGTCGCCATTAGCATGGGCTACGCCAACAGCTGCATCAACCCGCTGCTCTACATCATGCTGAGCGAAACCTTCAAAAGACAATTCATCGTAGCCATCCGTCCAGCACACAAAGATTTCCGGGTTGATCCAGCCGACGGGAGTGTCAGTCTCCGTCTGGCCCCTGACGGAGCGCAGCAGTCTCAGTCCTCCCGCGAGCTGCTGCCGGTTACCGTGGCTGTGCACTGA
- the LOC109065295 gene encoding melanin-concentrating hormone receptor 1-like isoform X3, with translation MQNVQSCGSSESRLKTMYYCMFVMDFVVTPADNSSDEFNSSQHLNADTDEQYHNVLMPSIYGVICFVGIIGNCIVIYTIVKKNKFRAQQTVPDIFIFSLSIADLLFLLGMPFLIHQLVGNGSWCFGATMCTVITALDSNSQIVSTYILTVMTLDRYLATVHPIRFKHIRTPCVAVAVVGLVWLLSLLSITPVWMYSGLMPLRDGSVGCALLLPNPATDTYWFTLYQFVLAFALPLVIICVVFFKILQNMAATVAPLPQHSLRMRTRKVTRMAVAICLAFFICWAPHYILQLAHLSVQRPSYAFLYAYNVAISMGYANSCINPLLYIMLSETFKRQFIVAIRPAHKDFRVDPADGSVSLRLAPDGAQQSQSSRELLPVTVAVH, from the exons atgcaaaatgtgcagagctgtgggTCCTCGGAATCGAGATTGAAAACCATGTACTACTGTATG TTTGTGATGGATTTCGTCGTGACCCCCGCTGATAATTCCAGTGATGAGTTTAACTCATCtcaacatttaaatgcag ACACTGACGAACAGTATCACAATGTTCTCATGCCAAGCATTTATGGAGTCATCTGCTTCGTCGGTATAATTGGCAACTGCATCGTCATCTACACCATCGTCAAAAAAAATAAGTTCAGAGCGCAACAGACGGTGCCTGACATCTTCATCTTCAGCCTATCTATCGCAGATCTTCTGTTTCTCCTAGGCATGCCGTTCCTCATCCACCAACTTGTGGGAAACGGTTCGTGGTGTTTCGGTGCCACCATGTGCACCGTCATCACGGCGCTGGACTCTAACAGTCAGATCGTGAGCACCTACATTTTAACGGTCATGACGTTGGATCGATACTTGGCCACGGTTCATCCCATCCGCTTCAAGCACATACGCACTCCATGCGTGGCCGTGGCGGTCGTGGGTCTGGTGTGGCTCCTCTCGCTGCTGTCCATCACGCCGGTGTGGATGTACTCCGGCCTCATGCCCCTACGGGACGGATCGGTGGGATGCGCTCTGCTCCTTCCCAATCCGGCTACAGATACGTACTGGTTTACTCTCTACCAGTTTGTGCTGGCGTTCGCTTTGCCGTTGGTGATCATTTGCGTGGTGTTTTTCAAGATCCTCCAGAACATGGCCGCCACGGTGGCTCCACTTCCCCAGCACAGCCTTCGCATGCGCACTAGAAAGGTCACTCGGATGGCCGTCGCCATATGCCTGGCGTTCTTCATTTGCTGGGCGCCTCATTACATCTTGCAGTTGGCACATCTGAGCGTGCAGCGGCCCAGTTACGCCTTCCTGTACGCTTATAATGTCGCCATTAGCATGGGCTACGCCAACAGCTGCATCAACCCGCTGCTCTACATCATGCTGAGCGAAACCTTCAAAAGACAATTCATCGTAGCCATCCGTCCAGCACACAAAGATTTCCGGGTTGATCCAGCCGACGGGAGTGTCAGTCTCCGTCTGGCCCCTGACGGAGCGCAGCAGTCTCAGTCCTCCCGCGAGCTGCTGCCGGTTACCGTGGCTGTGCACTGA
- the LOC109065295 gene encoding melanin-concentrating hormone receptor 1-like isoform X2: MDDVRHVSRIITIKQQIRRNIELDSSGSHITPSPSKAHRCSGETFLSVHEAFQCTHWRCWRSWFVQSAFEELSCVCEDESKAKKDPCNCCVLQSTGDYQIKFVMDFVVTPADNSSDEFNSSQHLNADTDEQYHNVLMPSIYGVICFVGMPFLIHQLVGNGSWCFGATMCTVITALDSNSQIVSTYILTVMTLDRYLATVHPIRFKHIRTPCVAVAVVGLVWLLSLLSITPVWMYSGLMPLRDGSVGCALLLPNPATDTYWFTLYQFVLAFALPLVIICVVFFKILQNMAATVAPLPQHSLRMRTRKVTRMAVAICLAFFICWAPHYILQLAHLSVQRPSYAFLYAYNVAISMGYANSCINPLLYIMLSETFKRQFIVAIRPAHKDFRVDPADGSVSLRLAPDGAQQSQSSRELLPVTVAVH; this comes from the exons ATGGATGATGTTCGTCACGTCAGCAGGATCATAACCATCAAGCAACAAATCAGACGCAACATCGAGCTCGACTCTTCAGGATCACACATAACTCCTTCTCCCAGCAAGGCTCACAGATGTTCTGGAGAGACATTTCTATCAGTCCATGAAGCGTTCCAGTGTACACACTGGCGGTGTTGGAGATCATGGTTCGTTCAGAGCGCGTTTGAGGAGCTGTCATGTGTTTGTGAGGACGAATCCAAGGCAAAGAAAGACCCCTGTAACTGCTGTGTTCTTCAAAGCACTGGAGATTATCAGATAAAG TTTGTGATGGATTTCGTCGTGACCCCCGCTGATAATTCCAGTGATGAGTTTAACTCATCtcaacatttaaatgcag ACACTGACGAACAGTATCACAATGTTCTCATGCCAAGCATTTATGGAGTCATCTGCTTCGTCG GCATGCCGTTCCTCATCCACCAACTTGTGGGAAACGGTTCGTGGTGTTTCGGTGCCACCATGTGCACCGTCATCACGGCGCTGGACTCTAACAGTCAGATCGTGAGCACCTACATTTTAACGGTCATGACGTTGGATCGATACTTGGCCACGGTTCATCCCATCCGCTTCAAGCACATACGCACTCCATGCGTGGCCGTGGCGGTCGTGGGTCTGGTGTGGCTCCTCTCGCTGCTGTCCATCACGCCGGTGTGGATGTACTCCGGCCTCATGCCCCTACGGGACGGATCGGTGGGATGCGCTCTGCTCCTTCCCAATCCGGCTACAGATACGTACTGGTTTACTCTCTACCAGTTTGTGCTGGCGTTCGCTTTGCCGTTGGTGATCATTTGCGTGGTGTTTTTCAAGATCCTCCAGAACATGGCCGCCACGGTGGCTCCACTTCCCCAGCACAGCCTTCGCATGCGCACTAGAAAGGTCACTCGGATGGCCGTCGCCATATGCCTGGCGTTCTTCATTTGCTGGGCGCCTCATTACATCTTGCAGTTGGCACATCTGAGCGTGCAGCGGCCCAGTTACGCCTTCCTGTACGCTTATAATGTCGCCATTAGCATGGGCTACGCCAACAGCTGCATCAACCCGCTGCTCTACATCATGCTGAGCGAAACCTTCAAAAGACAATTCATCGTAGCCATCCGTCCAGCACACAAAGATTTCCGGGTTGATCCAGCCGACGGGAGTGTCAGTCTCCGTCTGGCCCCTGACGGAGCGCAGCAGTCTCAGTCCTCCCGCGAGCTGCTGCCGGTTACCGTGGCTGTGCACTGA
- the LOC109065295 gene encoding melanin-concentrating hormone receptor 1-like isoform X1, which yields MDDVRHVSRIITIKQQIRRNIELDSSGSHITPSPSKAHRCSGETFLSVHEAFQCTHWRCWRSWFVQSAFEELSCVCEDESKAKKDPCNCCVLQSTGDYQIKFVMDFVVTPADNSSDEFNSSQHLNADTDEQYHNVLMPSIYGVICFVGIIGNCIVIYTIVKKNKFRAQQTVPDIFIFSLSIADLLFLLGMPFLIHQLVGNGSWCFGATMCTVITALDSNSQIVSTYILTVMTLDRYLATVHPIRFKHIRTPCVAVAVVGLVWLLSLLSITPVWMYSGLMPLRDGSVGCALLLPNPATDTYWFTLYQFVLAFALPLVIICVVFFKILQNMAATVAPLPQHSLRMRTRKVTRMAVAICLAFFICWAPHYILQLAHLSVQRPSYAFLYAYNVAISMGYANSCINPLLYIMLSETFKRQFIVAIRPAHKDFRVDPADGSVSLRLAPDGAQQSQSSRELLPVTVAVH from the exons ATGGATGATGTTCGTCACGTCAGCAGGATCATAACCATCAAGCAACAAATCAGACGCAACATCGAGCTCGACTCTTCAGGATCACACATAACTCCTTCTCCCAGCAAGGCTCACAGATGTTCTGGAGAGACATTTCTATCAGTCCATGAAGCGTTCCAGTGTACACACTGGCGGTGTTGGAGATCATGGTTCGTTCAGAGCGCGTTTGAGGAGCTGTCATGTGTTTGTGAGGACGAATCCAAGGCAAAGAAAGACCCCTGTAACTGCTGTGTTCTTCAAAGCACTGGAGATTATCAGATAAAG TTTGTGATGGATTTCGTCGTGACCCCCGCTGATAATTCCAGTGATGAGTTTAACTCATCtcaacatttaaatgcag ACACTGACGAACAGTATCACAATGTTCTCATGCCAAGCATTTATGGAGTCATCTGCTTCGTCGGTATAATTGGCAACTGCATCGTCATCTACACCATCGTCAAAAAAAATAAGTTCAGAGCGCAACAGACGGTGCCTGACATCTTCATCTTCAGCCTATCTATCGCAGATCTTCTGTTTCTCCTAGGCATGCCGTTCCTCATCCACCAACTTGTGGGAAACGGTTCGTGGTGTTTCGGTGCCACCATGTGCACCGTCATCACGGCGCTGGACTCTAACAGTCAGATCGTGAGCACCTACATTTTAACGGTCATGACGTTGGATCGATACTTGGCCACGGTTCATCCCATCCGCTTCAAGCACATACGCACTCCATGCGTGGCCGTGGCGGTCGTGGGTCTGGTGTGGCTCCTCTCGCTGCTGTCCATCACGCCGGTGTGGATGTACTCCGGCCTCATGCCCCTACGGGACGGATCGGTGGGATGCGCTCTGCTCCTTCCCAATCCGGCTACAGATACGTACTGGTTTACTCTCTACCAGTTTGTGCTGGCGTTCGCTTTGCCGTTGGTGATCATTTGCGTGGTGTTTTTCAAGATCCTCCAGAACATGGCCGCCACGGTGGCTCCACTTCCCCAGCACAGCCTTCGCATGCGCACTAGAAAGGTCACTCGGATGGCCGTCGCCATATGCCTGGCGTTCTTCATTTGCTGGGCGCCTCATTACATCTTGCAGTTGGCACATCTGAGCGTGCAGCGGCCCAGTTACGCCTTCCTGTACGCTTATAATGTCGCCATTAGCATGGGCTACGCCAACAGCTGCATCAACCCGCTGCTCTACATCATGCTGAGCGAAACCTTCAAAAGACAATTCATCGTAGCCATCCGTCCAGCACACAAAGATTTCCGGGTTGATCCAGCCGACGGGAGTGTCAGTCTCCGTCTGGCCCCTGACGGAGCGCAGCAGTCTCAGTCCTCCCGCGAGCTGCTGCCGGTTACCGTGGCTGTGCACTGA